In a genomic window of Zingiber officinale cultivar Zhangliang chromosome 9B, Zo_v1.1, whole genome shotgun sequence:
- the LOC122025218 gene encoding uncharacterized protein LOC122025218: MEISGDLKRVREEENPEISSPEAKRVRDELFFDDIFEDDDADAGFQDLASVMKSLEDEIGLPSPAPAHPETAVVLGQPDLGYLFEASDDELGLPPVAPSSDEDAVGAAVVVREEELDGTGFDPIWGLDEEINGYYGMEEFGVRPERSLMGAEDGVIFDVGLLDLPDLSWRSETLPAI, from the coding sequence ATGGAGATTTCCGGTGATCTCAAGAGGGTCCGCGAGGAGGAGAATCCTGAGATCTCTTCGCCAGAGGCTAAGCGTGTCCGCGACGAGCTTTTCTTTGACGATATCTTTGAGGATGATGACGCCGATGCCGGTTTCCAGGATCTCGCGTCCGTCATGAAGAGCTTGGAGGACGAGATCGGTTTGCCGTCGCCGGCGCCGGCGCATCCGGAGACCGCCGTGGTGCTTGGCCAGCCGGATCTGGGTTACCTTTTTGAGGCCTCTGACGATGAGCTCGGCCTCCCTCCGGTGGCTCCGTCTTCCGATGAGGATGCTGTTGGGGCGGCGGTCGTGGTTCGAGAAGAGGAGCTGGATGGGACCGGATTCGACCCCATTTGGGGTTTGGACGAAGAGATTAACGGATACTATGGAATGGAGGAGTTCGGTGTTCGGCCGGAGAGGTCGCTTATGGGGGCGGAGGACGGCGTGATTTTTGACGTCGGGCTACTAGATTTGCCAGATCTGTCCTGGCGGTCGGAGACGCTGCCGGCGATCTGA